Proteins from a genomic interval of Candidatus Binatus sp.:
- the hpnE gene encoding hydroxysqualene dehydroxylase HpnE, which translates to MTTTNTMPGAKDVVVIGAGFAGLSAAVALASKGFRVVVLEGKPALGGRAYSFSDAETGDFVDNGQHVLMGCYSETLDFIEQIGARDKLVFQEDLEIEMLAGAGRSARLRTSRLPGPLHMSGALLGYGHLTTRERVAAMRAGFKLLAMRRRGELKNLTVSELMDRLGQSENARQCFWYPISVATLNDEPESSSAELLAEVLKRAFFSRRRDSAFVYSRVGLSDLYCTGAKQFIERAGGAVETRATVEMLEPGEGGRIQSVRLRGGRRIEASNFIAAVPAPQLMRLLPENAVANNFFARLAGLSSSPIICAHVWFDREITDSPFVGFIDTTTQWMFNKRRIFSERGEQHPGYLSFVISGARKLIDLGNDELIAIVMRDLKRMIPAAAEANVVKWLVLKEKQATMAPDLSSHELRPTVETPIPNFFLAGDWIQTGLPATIESAVIAGRAAANAIVSRAGG; encoded by the coding sequence ATGACCACAACCAATACGATGCCTGGCGCGAAGGATGTGGTCGTAATCGGCGCCGGATTCGCCGGACTTAGCGCCGCCGTCGCGCTGGCCAGCAAGGGGTTTCGCGTCGTCGTGCTCGAAGGCAAGCCGGCGCTGGGCGGACGCGCGTATTCGTTCTCCGACGCGGAGACCGGGGATTTCGTCGATAACGGCCAGCACGTGCTGATGGGTTGCTACAGCGAGACGCTCGATTTTATCGAACAGATCGGCGCGCGCGACAAGCTGGTATTTCAGGAGGATCTCGAAATCGAAATGCTGGCCGGAGCGGGACGAAGCGCGCGGCTTCGGACCAGCCGGCTGCCGGGGCCGTTGCATATGTCGGGCGCGCTGCTCGGTTATGGTCATCTGACGACGCGCGAGCGAGTCGCGGCGATGCGCGCGGGGTTCAAGTTGCTGGCGATGCGCCGGCGCGGAGAGTTGAAGAATCTGACGGTGTCCGAGTTGATGGATCGGCTCGGGCAGTCGGAAAATGCGCGGCAATGTTTTTGGTATCCGATATCGGTCGCGACTCTGAATGACGAGCCCGAATCGTCGTCGGCGGAATTGCTGGCGGAGGTTCTGAAGCGCGCATTTTTTTCGCGCCGCCGCGACTCGGCGTTTGTCTATTCGCGGGTGGGGCTCAGCGATCTCTATTGCACGGGCGCGAAACAGTTCATCGAGCGTGCGGGCGGCGCGGTCGAAACGCGGGCGACGGTTGAGATGCTCGAACCGGGTGAGGGCGGAAGAATCCAGAGCGTGAGGCTTCGCGGCGGACGGCGAATCGAGGCGTCGAATTTCATCGCGGCGGTGCCGGCGCCCCAGTTGATGCGGCTCTTGCCGGAGAACGCGGTCGCCAACAATTTCTTCGCGCGGCTGGCGGGGCTGTCCAGTTCGCCGATTATCTGCGCGCACGTATGGTTCGATCGCGAAATCACCGACTCGCCGTTCGTAGGATTTATCGACACGACTACGCAATGGATGTTCAACAAGCGGCGCATCTTCAGCGAGCGCGGCGAGCAGCATCCGGGGTACCTGAGTTTCGTGATCAGCGGCGCGCGCAAGCTGATCGATCTGGGCAACGACGAATTGATCGCAATCGTGATGCGCGATCTAAAGCGGATGATACCGGCCGCGGCGGAAGCGAACGTCGTCAAATGGCTGGTGCTCAAGGAAAAACAGGCGACGATGGCGCCCGACCTGAGTTCGCATGAACTGCGGCCGACGGTC